One window of the Chryseotalea sp. WA131a genome contains the following:
- a CDS encoding RNA-binding protein, whose translation MNIYVANIPWKATEEQLKQLFSEYGEVSSAKIIMDKVTQRSRGFGFVEMADDTAGRSAVNQLNGADFMGKNLVVNEARPREEGGNSRGGGRGGYGRRND comes from the coding sequence ATGAACATTTATGTAGCCAACATTCCCTGGAAGGCAACCGAGGAACAATTGAAGCAGTTATTCTCTGAGTACGGAGAAGTAAGCTCTGCGAAAATCATCATGGACAAAGTTACACAGCGCAGCCGTGGCTTTGGTTTTGTAGAAATGGCAGACGACACTGCAGGAAGATCAGCGGTAAACCAACTGAACGGTGCTGACTTTATGGGCAAGAACCTTGTAGTAAACGAGGCCCGTCCTCGCGAAGAAGGTGGCAACAGCCGTGGCGGTGGCCGTGGCGGTTACGGTAGAAGAAACGATTAA
- a CDS encoding zinc-binding dehydrogenase: MKAVVFKGKDIPLGVMDFPKPKPTKDQVVVKLKTAAINHRDLWATLEQATVLHANGVVLGSDGCGVVEEVGSDVDPQWIGAEVILLPSLDWGANPLVQGDAFRILGNPDNGTFAEYIAISKKNIFEKPEQLSDEEAAAVPLAALTAYRALFSKARLRANEKVLITGIGGGAALWALQLAVAYQAKVSVTSGSEEKLAKAQALGAIKTYSYKDAGWVDQAKKDTNGFDVIIDSAGGADFDKLIELAAPGGRIVNFGRTSGSTVSFDARKLFYKQLTVFGTTMGTHDEFLSLLEFIESRKVKPVIDRVYPLEDIQQAFARMQEGSQFGKIVVRIGK, encoded by the coding sequence ATGAAAGCAGTTGTTTTCAAAGGGAAAGACATTCCTTTGGGGGTTATGGATTTTCCAAAACCCAAACCCACAAAAGACCAAGTAGTGGTGAAATTAAAAACGGCTGCCATCAATCACCGCGATTTGTGGGCAACACTCGAACAAGCTACGGTGCTGCATGCCAATGGTGTAGTGTTAGGCTCGGATGGATGCGGTGTGGTGGAAGAAGTAGGTAGCGATGTGGATCCCCAGTGGATAGGCGCTGAAGTAATTCTATTGCCAAGTTTGGATTGGGGTGCTAATCCGTTGGTGCAAGGAGATGCCTTTCGGATTTTAGGCAACCCTGACAACGGAACGTTTGCCGAATACATTGCCATTTCCAAAAAAAATATTTTTGAAAAGCCGGAGCAGCTCAGCGATGAAGAAGCTGCCGCTGTTCCGCTCGCGGCATTGACTGCCTATCGCGCACTGTTCAGCAAAGCGCGATTGCGTGCAAACGAAAAAGTGTTGATCACAGGCATTGGTGGTGGCGCTGCATTGTGGGCATTGCAACTGGCGGTGGCGTATCAGGCAAAAGTATCGGTCACATCGGGCAGTGAAGAAAAGTTAGCGAAAGCACAAGCACTGGGCGCTATCAAAACATATTCGTATAAAGATGCGGGCTGGGTTGACCAAGCAAAGAAAGATACCAACGGCTTTGATGTGATTATTGACAGTGCGGGCGGTGCAGACTTTGATAAATTGATTGAATTGGCGGCACCCGGTGGCCGCATTGTAAACTTTGGCAGAACGTCCGGGAGCACAGTCTCTTTTGATGCCCGAAAATTATTCTACAAGCAGCTCACTGTTTTTGGTACTACCATGGGCACACACGATGAATTTTTGTCGTTGCTGGAATTTATTGAGAGCCGAAAAGTAAAGCCTGTCATCGATCGGGTTTATCCTTTGGAAGATATCCAACAAGCTTTTGCACGCATGCAAGAAGGCTCTCAGTTTGGAAAAATCGTGGTGAGAATAGGAAAATAG
- a CDS encoding branched-chain amino acid aminotransferase, giving the protein MTLTDSISVERVKQSRLSEIDFNNLGFGNHISDHMLVADYKDERWHEAKIMPYANMMMSPAMLSLHYGQSVFEGMKAFKNSEGVITIFRPERHHKRLNRSLERMCMPLVSEEFFVNSLSALIEVDADWIPTNEGSSLYLRPFVFASEAKLGVKVADEYKFIIMTSPVGPYFSKPVKVKVEEQFVRAAEGGTGFAKCAGNYGGAFYPTMLAQKQGYDQVLWTDAKDHAYIDESGAMNVMFVLNGKLVTPKLSTSLLDGVTRDSILTLASSLGIEKEERRVSVAEIEEAFKNGTITEAFGVGTAAVVSQIAVISIHGKDYSLPAIDNSSFQLRVKKKLNDIRMGVEADAHGWNYVVK; this is encoded by the coding sequence ATGACACTCACCGACTCCATATCAGTAGAACGCGTAAAGCAATCTCGGTTATCCGAAATTGATTTCAATAACTTAGGCTTTGGCAACCACATCAGCGACCACATGCTGGTGGCCGATTACAAAGATGAGCGTTGGCACGAAGCCAAAATTATGCCTTATGCCAACATGATGATGTCGCCAGCCATGCTCTCGTTGCATTATGGGCAATCTGTTTTTGAAGGCATGAAGGCGTTTAAAAATAGTGAAGGAGTCATTACTATTTTCCGACCCGAGCGTCACCACAAAAGATTGAACCGCTCGCTCGAGCGCATGTGCATGCCCCTTGTGAGCGAAGAATTTTTTGTCAATTCGCTGAGTGCATTGATTGAGGTGGATGCCGATTGGATACCCACCAACGAAGGCTCGTCTCTTTACTTGCGACCATTTGTATTTGCTTCAGAAGCCAAACTTGGTGTGAAGGTAGCCGATGAATATAAGTTTATTATTATGACCAGCCCTGTGGGGCCTTACTTTTCAAAGCCTGTAAAAGTAAAAGTAGAAGAACAATTTGTGCGCGCAGCCGAAGGTGGAACGGGTTTCGCCAAATGTGCCGGCAACTACGGTGGCGCATTTTACCCCACCATGTTGGCGCAAAAGCAAGGCTACGACCAAGTATTGTGGACGGACGCCAAAGACCATGCTTACATTGATGAATCAGGGGCGATGAATGTGATGTTTGTATTGAACGGAAAATTGGTGACACCCAAGCTCTCTACTTCCTTGCTCGATGGTGTTACACGCGATTCCATTTTAACCCTAGCTTCAAGTTTAGGAATAGAAAAAGAAGAGCGCAGAGTGAGCGTGGCAGAAATTGAAGAGGCCTTTAAGAACGGCACCATTACCGAAGCCTTTGGCGTGGGCACGGCCGCGGTGGTCTCTCAGATTGCCGTCATCAGCATACACGGAAAAGATTATTCATTACCTGCTATCGATAATTCTAGCTTCCAATTACGCGTGAAGAAAAAACTAAACGATATACGCATGGGAGTGGAGGCAGACGCGCATGGATGGAATTACGTTGTGAAGTAG
- a CDS encoding FMN-binding negative transcriptional regulator, producing the protein MYTAKTNRNEDQEELLEFIRQNGFGILVSEVNGKPWATHIPMYLSSDGKILTSHIARGNPQWKSWNETTEVLAIFQGPHAYVSSSWYDHENVPTWNYIAVHAYGTIRTIEGEELVNALKHLVNKYEKASEHPVTVEGMSAKFLNNEIRGIVAFEMTITKLEAAYKLSQNRDDKNHANIIQELEKRGDNQSIQIAKEMKRARYKE; encoded by the coding sequence ATGTACACCGCAAAAACAAATCGCAACGAAGACCAAGAAGAACTTTTGGAGTTCATTCGTCAAAATGGTTTCGGAATTTTAGTCAGTGAGGTAAATGGCAAGCCATGGGCAACGCATATCCCCATGTATCTTTCATCGGATGGAAAAATATTGACAAGTCATATTGCCCGCGGAAATCCCCAATGGAAAAGTTGGAATGAAACCACCGAAGTGCTGGCGATTTTCCAAGGGCCGCATGCCTACGTTTCTTCTTCGTGGTACGACCACGAAAATGTGCCCACGTGGAATTACATTGCCGTGCATGCCTATGGAACCATTCGCACTATTGAAGGTGAAGAATTGGTAAACGCGTTGAAGCATTTGGTGAACAAATATGAAAAAGCCTCTGAGCATCCGGTAACAGTAGAAGGCATGAGTGCGAAATTTTTAAATAACGAGATCCGCGGGATTGTAGCATTTGAAATGACCATCACCAAACTAGAGGCCGCGTATAAACTTTCGCAAAACCGCGATGATAAAAATCATGCAAACATCATTCAAGAATTAGAAAAAAGAGGCGACAATCAATCCATCCAGATTGCAAAAGAAATGAAGAGAGCGCGTTACAAAGAATAA
- a CDS encoding DHCW motif cupin fold protein translates to MNLDSSINFGITNWDEVPSERHEGASGYATWKVKQFGAIRVRMMEYSKNYLADHWCDKGHIIFCVEGEMVTELRDGRKFTLKKGMSYQVGDHADSHRTKSDGGVKLFIVD, encoded by the coding sequence ATGAATTTAGACAGTTCAATAAATTTTGGGATTACAAATTGGGATGAAGTCCCATCCGAAAGGCACGAAGGAGCAAGCGGGTATGCTACTTGGAAAGTGAAACAATTTGGTGCAATAAGAGTGCGAATGATGGAGTATTCCAAAAATTACCTAGCAGACCATTGGTGCGATAAGGGGCATATCATTTTCTGTGTAGAGGGCGAAATGGTTACCGAATTGAGAGATGGTCGAAAATTTACGTTGAAGAAAGGCATGTCTTATCAAGTAGGTGACCATGCGGATAGCCATCGAACAAAAAGTGATGGTGGTGTAAAACTTTTCATTGTTGATTAA